The following proteins come from a genomic window of Pseudomonas putida:
- a CDS encoding histidine phosphatase family protein: MKLPTFFRRRRHLLLSLVLTAFAVPLALEAVESRARPVDGTQTLVFLRHGEKPGEGLGQLNCQGLNRALDLATVLPERFGKADYVFAANPTRHVEEGSRDESYSYIRPLMTITPSAIRLGLPVNIDYGANDTAELADELLSDKYRNATIYTAWSHGYLPELINTVAGKALGEERVVTEDWSGEDFDTLYVLTLTWQNGKASLLSRNVRQGLNDGAHSCPT; this comes from the coding sequence ATGAAGTTGCCAACATTCTTCCGCCGTCGCCGCCACTTGCTGCTGAGCCTGGTGCTCACAGCCTTCGCCGTACCATTGGCGCTGGAGGCTGTCGAAAGCCGGGCACGACCGGTGGATGGCACCCAGACCCTGGTATTTCTGCGTCATGGCGAGAAGCCGGGCGAGGGGCTCGGGCAGTTGAACTGCCAAGGCCTCAACCGTGCGCTGGACCTGGCCACTGTACTGCCCGAGCGCTTCGGCAAGGCCGACTACGTGTTTGCCGCCAACCCCACACGGCATGTCGAGGAAGGCAGCCGGGACGAAAGCTACAGCTACATCCGCCCATTGATGACCATCACCCCCAGTGCCATCCGCCTCGGCTTGCCGGTGAATATCGACTACGGCGCCAACGACACTGCTGAACTGGCCGATGAGTTGCTGAGCGACAAGTACCGCAATGCGACCATCTACACTGCCTGGTCCCACGGCTACCTGCCGGAACTGATCAACACCGTGGCCGGCAAGGCCTTGGGGGAGGAGCGGGTGGTCACCGAGGACTGGAGCGGCGAAGACTTCGACACGCTCTATGTACTGACCCTGACCTGGCAAAACGGCAAAGCCAGCCTGCTGAGCCGTAATGTGCGCCAGGGCCTGAATGACGGTGCGCATAGCTGCCCGACCTGA
- a CDS encoding GFA family protein has product MALEKHGTCLCGDTRLTVTVDNTHISACHCSMCRKWTGGPLLVVHCSKPPLIEGRAPSVYDSSDWAQRAFCGRCGTHLYYRLKANDFHAVPVGLLDGDHAWDFDLQIFVEQKPAWYCFANQTKELSGQEVFEQNS; this is encoded by the coding sequence ATGGCCCTGGAAAAACACGGCACCTGCCTGTGCGGCGACACGCGGCTGACGGTCACCGTCGACAACACCCATATCAGCGCTTGTCATTGCAGCATGTGCCGCAAGTGGACCGGCGGCCCGCTGCTGGTGGTGCACTGCAGCAAGCCTCCGCTGATCGAAGGGCGTGCGCCCAGCGTCTACGACTCATCCGACTGGGCCCAGCGTGCTTTCTGTGGCCGCTGTGGTACGCACCTGTACTACCGGCTCAAGGCCAACGACTTCCATGCCGTGCCGGTCGGCCTGCTCGATGGCGACCACGCCTGGGATTTCGACCTGCAGATTTTCGTTGAACAGAAACCCGCGTGGTACTGCTTCGCCAACCAGACCAAGGAGCTGTCCGGCCAAGAGGTGTTCGAGCAGAACAGCTGA
- a CDS encoding FAD-dependent oxidoreductase, producing the protein MKQRVTVIGGGVVGLATAYALVREGRSVDLIEARDNLASATSFANGGQLSYRYVAPLADAGVPWQALGWLLQGESPLRLRLRMDPAQWRWLLAFTLACRRSVNRRNAGQLLELALYSQAVLAQWREEHNLGDFAWRRNGKLVAFRSERAFAQGREQLTDPTSQQVLAAAELRGLEPALDGVPFVGGVFTAGEEVGDCHLFCLRLEALLRASGQCRFLLGRPVTQLVQRQGQVVALQLGDQQLDVEQLVLCAGHRGPGLALPGVQIPVYPLKGYSLTAPISAGHLPPEVSLTDYERKIVYARLGQQLRVAAMVDIVGFDESVDMRRLQSMRRLALETLPRAADYGQAVEWAGMRPATPTGVPIMGGTVYRNLWLNLGHGALGFTLACGSAQRLVKMMGC; encoded by the coding sequence ATGAAACAGCGGGTAACGGTAATCGGTGGCGGAGTGGTGGGCCTGGCAACGGCTTACGCGCTGGTTCGGGAGGGGCGATCGGTTGATCTGATCGAGGCCCGCGACAACCTGGCGTCGGCCACCAGCTTTGCCAATGGCGGACAATTGTCTTATCGCTACGTGGCGCCGCTGGCTGATGCCGGAGTGCCGTGGCAGGCGCTGGGCTGGCTGTTGCAGGGCGAGTCGCCATTGCGGTTGCGCTTGCGCATGGACCCGGCCCAGTGGCGCTGGCTGCTGGCATTCACCCTGGCTTGCCGGCGTAGCGTCAATCGCCGTAATGCCGGGCAATTACTTGAGCTGGCGCTTTACAGTCAGGCCGTTCTGGCGCAATGGCGCGAGGAGCACAACCTGGGGGATTTTGCCTGGCGGCGCAATGGCAAGCTGGTGGCATTTCGCAGTGAACGGGCCTTTGCTCAAGGCCGGGAACAGTTGACGGACCCGACCAGTCAGCAGGTGCTGGCGGCTGCCGAGCTGCGCGGGCTGGAGCCTGCCCTGGATGGCGTACCGTTTGTGGGCGGTGTGTTCACGGCAGGCGAAGAGGTTGGCGATTGCCACTTGTTTTGCTTGCGGCTGGAGGCGCTGTTGCGCGCGTCGGGGCAGTGCCGTTTCCTGCTTGGCCGGCCAGTGACGCAATTGGTTCAGCGCCAGGGCCAGGTCGTGGCACTGCAACTGGGCGATCAGCAACTGGACGTGGAGCAGTTGGTGCTGTGTGCCGGGCATCGCGGCCCAGGCTTGGCATTACCGGGAGTGCAGATACCGGTTTACCCGCTGAAGGGCTACAGCCTGACCGCGCCGATCAGCGCCGGGCACCTGCCCCCTGAGGTGAGCCTTACCGACTATGAGCGCAAGATCGTCTATGCACGCCTGGGGCAGCAGCTGCGGGTAGCGGCGATGGTGGACATTGTCGGGTTCGATGAGTCGGTGGACATGCGCCGTTTGCAGAGCATGCGGCGGCTGGCGCTGGAGACGTTGCCAAGGGCGGCGGATTATGGCCAGGCGGTGGAGTGGGCGGGGATGCGGCCGGCGACACCGACCGGGGTGCCGATCATGGGTGGGACGGTGTACCGCAACCTGTGGCTGAACCTGGGGCATGGCGCATTGGGGTTTACATTGGCGTGCGGCAGTGCGCAGCGCCTGGTCAAGATGATGGGTTGTTAG
- a CDS encoding PhzF family phenazine biosynthesis isomerase, whose product MQLEIFQVDAFSTEPFGGNPAAVIPLESWLPDDVLQRIAEENNLSETAYFVRNGETFDLRWFTPAVEVDLCGHATLASAYVLFEQLGEQAQVLRFNTRSGELRVSRGTDGLLAMDFPAKQPVAVDMPAGLLQALGLSQAQVVYRSDDYVVVIDDALLLDTLKPDFVALSAFDVRGIAVTAAGRGFDFVTRWFGPRVGVNEDPVTGSAHTSLAPVWAQKLGKKVLSCEQGGARKGQLQCEVPGNGRVIISGRAALYLRGTVYI is encoded by the coding sequence ATGCAACTCGAAATATTCCAGGTCGATGCCTTTTCCACTGAACCGTTCGGTGGCAACCCTGCCGCAGTGATCCCGCTGGAAAGCTGGCTGCCGGACGATGTGCTGCAGCGCATTGCCGAAGAAAACAACCTGTCAGAAACAGCCTACTTCGTGCGCAACGGCGAAACGTTCGACTTGCGTTGGTTCACCCCCGCCGTGGAAGTCGACCTGTGCGGCCACGCTACTTTGGCTTCGGCCTATGTGTTGTTCGAGCAACTAGGGGAGCAGGCGCAAGTGCTGCGCTTCAACACCCGCAGTGGCGAGTTGCGCGTCAGCCGTGGCACTGATGGCCTGCTGGCCATGGACTTCCCGGCCAAGCAACCCGTAGCGGTGGACATGCCGGCGGGCCTGCTGCAGGCGCTGGGCTTGAGCCAGGCACAGGTGGTGTACCGTAGCGACGATTATGTGGTGGTGATCGACGACGCCTTGCTGCTCGATACGTTGAAACCAGACTTTGTTGCACTGTCGGCCTTCGACGTCCGTGGCATTGCCGTGACCGCGGCAGGGCGTGGCTTTGACTTCGTCACCCGCTGGTTCGGCCCGCGGGTTGGTGTGAATGAGGACCCGGTAACCGGCTCGGCGCACACTTCGCTGGCGCCGGTATGGGCCCAGAAGCTAGGCAAGAAGGTGCTGAGCTGCGAGCAGGGCGGGGCACGCAAAGGGCAATTGCAGTGTGAAGTGCCGGGCAATGGCCGCGTAATCATCAGTGGGCGGGCGGCGTTGTACCTGCGGGGCACTGTGTACATCTAG
- a CDS encoding IS110 family transposase, with product MARKPSKQRFTVVHPDCAAIDVGGREHFVAVDPRHENPVQSFTSFTDDLLKMANWLESLGIKVVAMESTGVYWIPIYEILSERGFEVYLVNARATRQITGRKSDVLDCQWIWQLMTHGLLRGAFRPDDLTCCVRSLVRQRASKVKDQAQTLNRMQKAMSQMNIQLANVISDISGVTGMKILRAICAGERDPVQLAELTDRRIKAGKEAVARSLHGNWRREHLHALTQELAAYDFLEQQIADCDDAIKAALEQLPVLQNKPEPSNKPLRSPHRNSAQQTELHQTLWKVLGVDLTAIPTIGVDTALVLAGEIGTDLSRFPSSQHFCSWLGLAPPTRISGGHRLASGGPKIVNRAAQALKQAASNARNDKGFIGASHRARLTRMDTSCAIKATAHQLARLVYNLLTKKQAYVEKGLEEFETRSQDRQVRALLRKARKLGYQLVAA from the coding sequence ATGGCGCGCAAGCCTTCCAAGCAACGCTTTACCGTCGTCCATCCCGATTGCGCAGCGATCGATGTCGGTGGTCGAGAGCATTTCGTGGCGGTCGATCCCCGGCACGAAAATCCCGTCCAGTCGTTCACGTCCTTTACTGACGACCTGCTCAAGATGGCTAACTGGCTTGAAAGCCTGGGGATCAAGGTCGTTGCCATGGAATCCACGGGGGTTTATTGGATTCCAATTTACGAGATTCTCAGCGAGCGCGGTTTTGAGGTTTATCTCGTCAATGCCAGAGCAACTCGGCAAATCACGGGCCGTAAATCAGATGTGCTGGATTGCCAGTGGATTTGGCAGCTGATGACTCATGGACTGCTCAGAGGCGCATTCCGCCCCGATGATCTGACCTGCTGCGTCCGGTCATTGGTCAGGCAGCGTGCTTCCAAAGTGAAAGACCAGGCGCAGACGCTGAACCGGATGCAAAAGGCCATGAGCCAAATGAACATCCAGCTGGCCAATGTCATCAGTGATATTTCCGGCGTAACTGGCATGAAGATTTTGCGAGCCATCTGCGCAGGTGAACGGGACCCAGTGCAACTGGCTGAACTGACCGACCGCCGCATCAAGGCAGGCAAGGAGGCTGTCGCTCGGAGTCTTCATGGCAATTGGCGGCGCGAGCATTTGCATGCGCTAACTCAGGAATTGGCTGCCTATGACTTCCTGGAGCAGCAAATTGCTGATTGTGACGACGCCATAAAAGCCGCGTTAGAGCAGTTGCCGGTGCTGCAAAACAAGCCAGAGCCATCCAATAAGCCTTTACGGAGCCCGCACCGAAACAGTGCCCAACAGACTGAACTGCATCAGACATTGTGGAAAGTTCTTGGCGTGGACCTAACCGCAATTCCAACCATTGGGGTGGACACTGCATTAGTGCTGGCAGGGGAGATCGGTACAGATCTATCACGCTTCCCGTCCTCACAGCACTTCTGCTCTTGGTTGGGACTGGCTCCCCCTACTCGAATCTCCGGCGGTCATCGACTGGCAAGTGGTGGGCCAAAAATAGTCAATCGAGCAGCTCAAGCACTCAAGCAGGCTGCATCCAATGCCCGTAACGACAAGGGTTTCATTGGTGCATCGCACCGAGCCAGACTGACTCGAATGGATACCAGCTGCGCCATCAAGGCCACTGCGCATCAGTTGGCACGTCTGGTGTACAACCTTTTAACCAAGAAGCAGGCTTATGTTGAAAAAGGTCTTGAGGAGTTCGAAACCAGAAGCCAGGACCGGCAGGTCCGGGCTTTGCTCCGCAAAGCCCGGAAACTGGGGTATCAGCTGGTGGCCGCTTGA
- a CDS encoding FKBP-type peptidyl-prolyl cis-trans isomerase, with the protein MSQELQIIDLVEGDGKAAVKGALITTQYTGWLADGSEFDSSWSRGKPFQCVIGTGRVIKGWDQGLMGMRVGGKRKLLVPAHLGYGERSVGAIPPNSDLTFEIELLEVLTRDD; encoded by the coding sequence GTGAGCCAAGAACTGCAGATCATCGACCTGGTCGAGGGCGACGGCAAAGCCGCCGTCAAAGGCGCCCTGATCACCACCCAGTACACCGGCTGGCTGGCCGATGGCAGCGAGTTCGACTCGTCATGGTCGCGCGGTAAGCCGTTCCAGTGCGTGATCGGCACTGGCAGGGTAATCAAAGGCTGGGACCAGGGCCTGATGGGCATGCGCGTTGGCGGCAAGCGCAAGCTGCTGGTACCGGCGCACCTGGGCTATGGCGAACGCAGCGTAGGGGCGATCCCGCCGAATTCGGACCTGACCTTCGAGATCGAACTGCTGGAAGTGCTCACGCGGGATGATTGA